A stretch of DNA from Candidatus Sericytochromatia bacterium:
AAACTCTCCAAGAAATATTCTCGGCGAGTCAGGTCACCCTCGCGGGTGCCGGCTCTTTTTTTGCTCTTCTTCGTTTTTTGACAAGAGCTTGGTGCGTTCGCTTGGCTATTCAGTTGTCAAGGTACTGGATTGAAAGCCTTAGGCAAGAAAACATCGTTTCTTTATGTTTGCTTAACCTTGCTTCGTGTCTTTTTATTATTTCAGAGCCAGATTCCTTTGTCAACCCCACAGGGTGAAGCGTTTTGGAATCTGCCGGAAACCACGATCTCTTGCGAGAAAACCGGGCCACCGGACCGATGCAGCCACCCTGCGGCATCGCGCCTGGAACCCCTTCAACAGAGACACCAGAATCGATTGTCGCTCTGCATTCTCGAGGTGGTCCTCGGAATCGGGGGCGCGAATCGTTCCTAAAGGGAACGTGTGGAGCGTTTCGGTGATGCCGTAGGGCCCTTCGCGGCTTCCGGCTTTCGTCGCTCAACAACAATCGACAATCTGAATATAGCGCAACTTTTAATTCAGCGCAACCGTGTGGCGAAAAAAAAACCACCCTTCGCTTTGCTGATCAGGGTTCAGCGCTCAAAGCCCGAGGGTGGCCTGCTGCGTGCGAGCCGCTTCCACGCTCCCCAGAACCTGCGCGGCGCGCGCCTGCTGCCCCTGGCGAAGATAAGCCTGCCCCAGCAACCACTGGGCTGCCACATGATCGGGCTGAAGCGCCAGGGCTCGCCGCCACAATGCCATGGCCCCGGCTGACTGCTTCAATTCGAACGCCACCCAACCGGCGTAAGCCAGGGTGTCTGCATCCGGTGGAAAATACTTGATCAGGTAGGCCAGCTGACGTTTGGCCTCGCGGGGCCGTCCGGCCAGATCGTTGGCCAATGCCAGGCGCAGCCAGGCCGCACGCTCGTGCGGGGTCTCGCGCACCAGTTGTCCGTAGTGCTCTACGGCTCGGCGTGGGTAGTGCGGGTCGAGTTCGAGCAGTCGACGATAGATCGGCCAGGCACGCTCGGGGAACGGCGTGGCCAGCGCGGCCACCAGCAGCTCAAACTGTGCATCCGCATTCTGAGGCAAAGCGGCTGCCCGGCCCGCCAGACTGGCCAGCTCACTGGTGGGTGCCGATGGGTCGGCCGGCGCAGCCAGAGCCGGCCCCCCCGCCCCCAGCACGAACAACCCCAGCAGCCAAGGCAAAACCGATACGGCCAAGACATCCTCCCGACAAGTCTGCCCGCCAGCAAGCGACACGGGTGGAGGCCAGCTTACAGGGGCTGGCGAATGGGAGGCTGTGACGCAGCGATCGGGGCCAGGGCCAGCGAAGCTGGCCGGGCTCGTGTGATCGCCGCGATCAGGGCTCCTGTTGCTCCAGGGCCGTGCGCAAGGCCTGCCAGCTGGGCCAAGGCTCCCCGAGGCCTTTCAACTGCTCCCACAGGCGCGCCGCTTCGCCCCCCGTGAAATCACGGGCGGAGAGCGTCTCTCCTCCCAGCAAGAACAGAGCGGGCGGCTCAGGCGCCCGCATGCGCGATAGAAGAAGCCGCAGATTGGCCACGTTACCACTCCCCCACGCCACCTCCGTCACGACCACGGCGTCGGAGGTCCCCAAGGCCTGCGCAAGCGCCTGTCCCGTCTCCTCCCCGATCGGTGAAAAGGGGGCCTCCGTCAAACAGCGCACCCCGAGCTGTTCCGCCAGCCATTCATCCGAATCCAAGGCATTGACCACCCCCACCCGCACATCGACCCCCCAAGCGGTGAGGTCGCGTAACGGAGCGGCCGCCGAGCCACCGCCGCAGACCACGTGCCAGCGGATCAGGCCCCGCGCTCGAACCGCCACCGGCAGGCGCGACACGCCATCAGGACGTCCGGCCTGCGGCAGGAGGTAGGGACGGCCACTGTCGGGGTGAAAGCGAATCTGAACATCCACCCCGAAAGCCTTGGCCACCAGGTCCCGGGAAAGCACCTGGCCCGGGGGACCGTCGGCCATCACGCGCGCAGGCGTGCCGCCCAGCACCACCAGGCGATCGCAAAATTGAGCCGCCAGGTTGAGGTCATGCAGCACCGCCAACACCATCACCCCGGACGTTGAGACCGTGCTTCGGACCAGATCGTAAAACGCCAGTTGATGACTGAGATCGAGATGAGCGGTGGGCTCATCGAGCATCAGGATCGGGGTGGCCTGCGCCAGGGCCCGCGCCAGGTGAACGCGCTGACGCTGTCCCCCGGAAAGCGTCTCCATGCGACGATGCTGAAGGTCCAGGATGCCAGCCTGCTGCATCGCCCGCTGGACCTGACGACGGTCCTCCGCTCCAGGCCACACGCCCCAGCCCCACTGATGCGGCGCACGACCGATGGCCACGGCTTGATCGACCCGCCAGCCCGTTTCGAGGGCTTGGTGCTGCGGAAGGTAGGCACGCAGACGCGCCAGGGCGCGCGCATCGCAATCAGCCAGCGATCGCCCCATCAGGGCGACCTGGCCGCCCTGCAATGCCGACAGACCCGCCAGCGCACGCAGCAAGGTCGACTTGCCGACCCCGTTGGCGCCCAGCAAGCCGACAAACTCAGCCTCATCGAGTCTCAGGTCGACACCTGCCAGAACGGGGGTCAGGCCGTACCCACACACCAGTCCAGAGGCCTGCAAGCGCCCAGCCGTCATGCCGAACGCCTCGCCAGCAACAACAGGAAGAAGGGCGCCCCAAGGAGGGCGGTGACAACCCCCACCGGGACTTCGAGCGGCGCAAACAAGGTTCGTGCCGCGAGATCAGCGGCGGTCAGCAGCGTCGCCCCCAGCACCACCGCCAAGGGGATCATGCGGCGCAGATCAGGGCCCACCAGCAGGCGCGCCAGATGGGGAACCACCAATCCGACAAATCCGATCATCCCACACACGGAGACCACCGAGGCGGTCAGCAAGGCAGCCAGCGCAATGACGGCACGAGGGTCGCGGCGTGCTTCCACCCCCAAACTGCGAGCCGTCTCATCCCCCCACTGCATGAGGTTGAGCCGCGGCAGGTAGAGCATCAGCCCCAGCGTGGCGATCAATCCGTAGGGCGCCATCAAACTCAACTGTTCCCAGCCGCGCCCGGCCAGGCTCCCGATCAGCCAGAGATAGAGCGGCGTGAAATCGGCTGAGCGCAACACCATCGTGCCGGTCAGACCCGCAGACAGGAATGAACTGACCGCCACCCCGGCCAGCAGGAGACGCTCCACCGAGAGCGACTGTCCCGGCCGCCAAGCCAGGCGATAGACCGCCCCAACCGCCCCCAGGGCGCCGAGAAAGGCCAGTCCCGGCAAGGCCATCGGCGAGCCCCCCCCCAGGCCGAACAGCAGGGCGGCCCCGGCGCCCACGGCCGCACCCGCCGACGCCCCGATCAAATACGGGTCGGCCAGCGGATTGCGCAAAACGGCCTGCCAGGCACCGCCGGCCAGCGACAGGCCCGCACCGGCCAAGGAGGCCAGCAAGACCCGCGGCAGCCGGATGTCCCAGAAGACCGCGGTGATTTCCGGTCGAACGAGGGCGGTACCTGGCGCGCCCCAGCCGATGAGCTGGACCAGTTCCTCCG
This window harbors:
- a CDS encoding tetratricopeptide repeat protein, translating into MAVSVLPWLLGLFVLGAGGPALAAPADPSAPTSELASLAGRAAALPQNADAQFELLVAALATPFPERAWPIYRRLLELDPHYPRRAVEHYGQLVRETPHERAAWLRLALANDLAGRPREAKRQLAYLIKYFPPDADTLAYAGWVAFELKQSAGAMALWRRALALQPDHVAAQWLLGQAYLRQGQQARAAQVLGSVEAARTQQATLGL
- a CDS encoding ABC transporter ATP-binding protein, translating into MTAGRLQASGLVCGYGLTPVLAGVDLRLDEAEFVGLLGANGVGKSTLLRALAGLSALQGGQVALMGRSLADCDARALARLRAYLPQHQALETGWRVDQAVAIGRAPHQWGWGVWPGAEDRRQVQRAMQQAGILDLQHRRMETLSGGQRQRVHLARALAQATPILMLDEPTAHLDLSHQLAFYDLVRSTVSTSGVMVLAVLHDLNLAAQFCDRLVVLGGTPARVMADGPPGQVLSRDLVAKAFGVDVQIRFHPDSGRPYLLPQAGRPDGVSRLPVAVRARGLIRWHVVCGGGSAAAPLRDLTAWGVDVRVGVVNALDSDEWLAEQLGVRCLTEAPFSPIGEETGQALAQALGTSDAVVVTEVAWGSGNVANLRLLLSRMRAPEPPALFLLGGETLSARDFTGGEAARLWEQLKGLGEPWPSWQALRTALEQQEP
- a CDS encoding iron ABC transporter permease yields the protein MSFAITFLGTTVAWLIVALLAVSWGAVSIPPEELVQLIGWGAPGTALVRPEITAVFWDIRLPRVLLASLAGAGLSLAGGAWQAVLRNPLADPYLIGASAGAAVGAGAALLFGLGGGSPMALPGLAFLGALGAVGAVYRLAWRPGQSLSVERLLLAGVAVSSFLSAGLTGTMVLRSADFTPLYLWLIGSLAGRGWEQLSLMAPYGLIATLGLMLYLPRLNLMQWGDETARSLGVEARRDPRAVIALAALLTASVVSVCGMIGFVGLVVPHLARLLVGPDLRRMIPLAVVLGATLLTAADLAARTLFAPLEVPVGVVTALLGAPFFLLLLARRSA